The sequence AGCATGGGGGTCAGCGCCTCGGCCGGGATTTTGGGACTGCTCGGGCTGTTGCAATTCGTGCCCTTGTTCATTCTGACGCCGCTGGTCGGCTGGGTCGCCGACCATATGGACCGCCGCTGGATCGCGCGCATCGTTCTGGCGGCCCAGGCACTGATAGCGCTGGCCCTCGGCCTGCTGACCGCGACTGGCGGGATCACGCTCTGGACCATCTATATCATCGCGGTGCTGCTCGGCATCTGCCGCGCCTTTCTCGGCCCGGCGATCAGCTCGCTCGCGCCCAATCTGGTCCCGAAAGCGTCGCTGCCGCGTGCCATCGCGCTGTCGACCATAGCCTGGCAGGTCGGCGTCATTGCCGGTCCGGGCATGGCGGGGCCGCTCTACAAGGTCGATGCCGCCCTGCCCTATTTCGTCTGCGCAGGTCTCTACAGCCTGGCAACGCTGGCGATATTCCTGATTGGCCCGGTGCCGCGCCCGGAAGCGGACAAGACCAGAGGCCCTTTGCAGCAAGTCAGTGACGGCATGGCCTATGTCTGGACCAACAAGCTGGTGCTGGGCGCAATCACGCTCGATCTGCTGGTCATGTTCCTCGCCGGCGCCACGGCGATGATCCCGGTCTTTGCCAAGGACATATTGAATGCCGGAGAAATCGGCCTGTCGCTGCTTGCCGCCTCGCCGGCGGTCGGCGCGGTGATTGTCGCGCTGATCTTCTCCTTCGCCCCGCTCAGCAAGAATGTCGGCAACAGCATGCTCGCGGCGATGGCGGTGTTCGGTCTCGGCACCATCGGCTTTGGCCTCAGCACCAATCTCTACCTGTCGATGGCCTGTCTCGGCCTCTGCGGCGCCGCCGACATGTTCGGCGTCTATGTCCGCGGGTCGCTGATCCAGCTGCACACGCCGGACGCCAAGCGCGGGCGGGTCGGCGCGGTCAGCCAGATGACGATCAGCGCATCCAATGAACTGGGCGATGCATTGTCCGGCGGCCTGGCCGTGTTGGTCGGCCCGATTGCCGCCATTGTAGCGGGCGGTGCCGGTGCTATAGTGGTCACCGGACTCTGGTCGCGCCTGTTCCCGCAACTGGGCGCTGCCAAGACTTTTGATCCGCCGGAGGACCTGCAGAGGGAA comes from Sphingorhabdus sp. YGSMI21 and encodes:
- a CDS encoding MFS transporter; this translates as MISSAPHPFTIANYRYLWFSRLASMFALYAMMLILGWQAYNLARESMGVSASAGILGLLGLLQFVPLFILTPLVGWVADHMDRRWIARIVLAAQALIALALGLLTATGGITLWTIYIIAVLLGICRAFLGPAISSLAPNLVPKASLPRAIALSTIAWQVGVIAGPGMAGPLYKVDAALPYFVCAGLYSLATLAIFLIGPVPRPEADKTRGPLQQVSDGMAYVWTNKLVLGAITLDLLVMFLAGATAMIPVFAKDILNAGEIGLSLLAASPAVGAVIVALIFSFAPLSKNVGNSMLAAMAVFGLGTIGFGLSTNLYLSMACLGLCGAADMFGVYVRGSLIQLHTPDAKRGRVGAVSQMTISASNELGDALSGGLAVLVGPIAAIVAGGAGAIVVTGLWSRLFPQLGAAKTFDPPEDLQREPAKE